One Skermanella sp. TT6 genomic window, CAGCTCGCGGCTGCCGTAGGAGGTTTCCGCGCCGTTGGACAGCTCGGGCCGCTCCACCTGGATGGCCGTCCGGGCGAGCTGGAAATTGTAGGCGTTGACGACCCGCTCGGGATCGCCGTCCTCGACGACGTGCCCCTGTTCCAGCAGGATCGCCCGGTCGCACAGCACCTTGATCGAGTTCATCTCGTGCGAGACGAAGATGATCGAGCCGCCGCCGGCGCGGAACTCGCGGATCCGCTTCATGCATTTCTGCTGGAAATGCGCGTCGCCCACGGACAGCGCCTCGTCCACCACGAAGCATCGCGGGTCGGCATGGATGGCGACGCTGAAGGCCAGCCGCATCAGCATGCCGGACGAGTAGGTCTTCAGGGCCTGGTCGAGGAACTTGCCGAGCTCGCTGAACTCGGCGATCGCCTGGCGCTTCTCGTCGATCTCCTCGCCCGACATCCCGAGCATCAGGCCGTTGGAGCGGATGTTGGCCCAGCCCGACAGTTCGTGGTTGAAGCCGGTGCCGAGTTCCAGAAGGCCGGTGATCTTGCCGCTGGTTTCCACGGCGCCCTTGTCGGGCAGCAGGATGCCGGTCAGGAGCTTGAGCAGGGTGGACTTGCCGGCGCCGTTCCGGCCGACGATGCCGACCGTTTCCCCGTCCGCCACGGTGAAGGTCACGTCCCGGAGGGCCGTGTGGACCGTGTGGTAGGTGCGGCCGGTCAGGATCTCCTTCAGCCGGTCCGACGGCTTGCGGTAGAGATGGAAGGTCTTGTGGAGGTTTTCGACGCGGATCATCAGAGGAAATCCCGG contains:
- a CDS encoding ABC transporter ATP-binding protein is translated as MIRVENLHKTFHLYRKPSDRLKEILTGRTYHTVHTALRDVTFTVADGETVGIVGRNGAGKSTLLKLLTGILLPDKGAVETSGKITGLLELGTGFNHELSGWANIRSNGLMLGMSGEEIDEKRQAIAEFSELGKFLDQALKTYSSGMLMRLAFSVAIHADPRCFVVDEALSVGDAHFQQKCMKRIREFRAGGGSIIFVSHEMNSIKVLCDRAILLEQGHVVEDGDPERVVNAYNFQLARTAIQVERPELSNGAETSYGSRELEILSVSVAGEGSNAEVVSSGETTNISVSFRANRSVEDFTVGIMIRDRFGQDIFGINTYLLDQPLSIEEGEHRQVDFTMPMDISPGKYTITAALHTRESHVDQCFHWHDRITTFEVAGIRGPVFAGVCRLQPDLHVR